In Lolium rigidum isolate FL_2022 chromosome 7, APGP_CSIRO_Lrig_0.1, whole genome shotgun sequence, the DNA window CGACGAGCAGCGCGCCGAGGAGCAATACTTCCCCGACAACTACGCCGCCTGGAACGAGTTCTTCCGTCGCAGGTACGAACGAGAAGTCTTGGTGTACGAaagtcctccccctcctccagcacgcaataacgccgccggccaccgccgctggtggagcgtgccgggccgcaccctcgagaatgtgctcgtGCACATAGAGGGTGGCAACTACCCCGTCCTAGGgatgccgccggcggcggcggtgccttCTGTGTCGCGCCGACACGGAAGCTCCTGGATGCCACGATGCAtggcgtcgtcgtcctcgtcggggtCGTCGTCAAGGTCTGCGACGCGCAGCTGCGGATCCGGTCCACCAACAGCGACACCGAGGACGACGGTGAAAACGGAgccggcgtcgccaccgccgaccagagggcgcagcagcggcaccCTCGTCATTTGCGAGGGCGCGCGCGCCTCGTCATCACCGGCGCGCGggaggaagacgaagatgaagaaggaggacgcagcagcggctgctgcgcctgacctcgccgccgaggaggccgcgcGGGCCGAGGACGCAGCGGTGGCCGAGGCGATCACGAGGTCCCTCCAAGACCTCGTGCCGCCGACAATGCCCTGCAGATGGACGCGGCGCTCGCCTGGTCCGAGCAGGACCCgggagagaggaggaggcggaagcGGCCGGCGGCCGtgtggacctggccgccgcggcTGCAGCCGCCAGAGGCGCACCGCTCATCAAGCTGGAGGACTCCAGCGAGGATGAGTAGTACAAGCCATCGCCGCCACGCCTTAGCGACCCTGGGCAGGGTCCAGCCGTTGGGCTCCCGGCCAGAGCAGCCAACAAGGGCCGCCAACGCAGGACGGCGGCGACTCCAGTGACAACGACgacgacaactacacggcgttctaccgccatttcggcatgtagaacgaCGTGTTTTaattttagtttatgtttccctctggccgaattcaaatatattacgaattcggcctatatatgtaaaaACTCGTCTATATAtattaaatatctctaaatttcgcATAAGTTTGAACGTTTTTCGTATATttatgtttgaattcaaatacatTCGATCTTCCATTGGGCTCGCCGCTAGGAAAATAGGCCCCAGACCAAGTTTTACATCTATCCGACGTTAAATtgtgccggatttcggcctgggaagCCCCAACAGCTGAAAATGCTCTCACACAATCTAGAGATGAGGATATGAAGCGCACACAGAAGCATCCGGTGATACCATGTCGGGCGAGGAAGCGGGCGTGCGGACTCCAATCCATTGACGGGCGCAGCGATGCACCAGTACCCCTACACATGTCGGAACTGTGACACATGTCGGAACTGTGCAACAGGGACACGCACCACCATACGCATCGAACACGGAACACGCTGTCGGCTGCTGAGGTGCTGGAGACCGACCCTGATCCGCGCCTGGTTGGGGCAGTGGACAAAGAAACTGTGTCAAATTATACCAAATAGGCGCTCCTAGCTGCATTGCAGTGCTCCCGCACAACGCAGTTTATAGGAAACTAGTGGTTGGGCTGCCCCATGGGGCAGCTCCTCGCCGGTCAGGTGCAAGCAAATCACCACACCTTCTATCTTAAATCTTTGCACTTGGCTAATCTCCTTTTCCCAGCTTTTCACTTATTAGCTTCATGTTTCAAGATCTTTTCTTCACGTGCTGATCTTTGTGTCCTCGTATTTGGTGTGTCCACGGGACAAATCCCATTTGAAATGGATAACACATAGATAACAATGTACTCATGTATCAAGCAACATAGGGTGTATAATTCACGAGTGTATTAAAAACTGAAGACACGAAAGATTGTGCATTGTTGCCTAATTGCCTGTATTACCCAGAGTCttgagaaaataaatagaaaaggcaGAGGCCTTTGATACTAATTAGAATGCAAGAACCGTCGCAACAATTTTCTTTGTGTTGAATAACAGAATTCTTTTCTCCTCAATTATCAtagaaagataaaaataaaaggCTGAGAAGTTGAAACTTTTCTTGACGAAAGGGCTGTCAGCGCAGCTTTTCATGGATTATAGATTAGAGGAGAGTTACAGGATTTGAAGACAAACCGAACCAAGCTGGGAGCGAAAACGaaaaactgaagaaaaaaaagaataCAAAGCACCACAGACTCAGCAGCACCCAGTTGGCCATTATATTCAGTCGTCCATGTGGTCTTCCTAGGTTCAGCATTTTTGAGCGTCCGACCACACCGAAAGGTCCCCGCGGAATCTGTCTAGAGCTTTCAGCAACAACAAGCTGCATGATGGAGCTCCAGGCCTTGCAGTGCTGAAAAGAAACCTGATTGGAAGACAACTGCCACCAATCAAGCAGAAGAGCCCAAATGTGCAGTTGGCGAGGAGGCAAACAACGGATTCAGGTTCAATTCTGCAGAGTGGGCGAATTGGGTTGCAGGGCCAGCCATTCTCGAGGCCTTTAATGCTAATTAGAATGCAAGAGTAGAACACATGCATAGTTGTCTTAACAATTATCTTTCTATTGAAGAACTATATCCGTTTTCCTCAATTTtactatcttgaaaagacaaagtTTGCTACCTTCAAATGCAGAGATAAGCACACCAGAACATAGATAGAAAATTCCAATCAATAAATCATGTGCTTCTAATTTAGAATTTTAACAGAATATGCACCTACATCTTATACACTATAATTATTAACCTATAAACCAGACTTATATATGCACAGACGTATTTACCACTTTTCCTATGCAAAAGAAGATGTAGCAATTTGTTGTGAGCAGAAGGCACAAAAATATGTAAGGCAAACCACAAACTGATTGAAGGCCTAAGCTGTAAGTCCTTGAATGGCAATAAAATGGATGATATCACAAAGAGGGTTAACCACCTGTCTAGCCTGGACCTGGTGCCCTGTCTGAAACAAAAGTTTTCATGCACCCTATCGTGACCCATTTTATCACAGATTTCCAGCAATACATATTCCGTATTTTAAAAGATATTTCAGAAGTAAACGATTTTTTTTACCAAAAGGCTTCAGTGGGGCACTTGACTTAATGCAAATGGCATGTGTTCATACCTATGGTCCAGGAGCAATTACTAACTTTAACATATTTTTGAAGCAATTACTAACAATTTACCAGTATAGGCATGTGGTCTACTTCATCTGAAAAATATGCAGTACACTTCTCTTCTAGCTTACATGTTATCTGCATTCCCAATCCTCGCCTATACTCAAGGTAGATCAGAGGCGGCTCACCTCTTCTCGAAGTTGATGTGCTGCGGTGGCCAGTGCTACTCCCACCGAATGCCGCAAAGGAGCAGAGCATAGCCATCTCACTATGTACCAGAGCATGTAGACTGCACTATAAAACATGGAAACGGTTTGCGAAAGAACAATAGAAAGATCAATGTTGACATGCAGCATACCTTTCCTCTTGCTGTATATCTAGCTCCAGGAAGATACTGAGGTATTTGCACCATTTAACCATAACCAGTTTCTCCCACTATGACAATAACCTACAAGAAGCACATACAAGAAAACTAAACACGACATTAGATGTACATAATTACACCATACACAGATACTTATAAAGAGGGTAGGTACATTAGATGTACATAATTACACCATACACAGATACTTATAAAGAGGGTAGGTATTTATATTATCAATATAGTTTAAATTTGGGGAAGAATGAAAGGGCTCTGGGAAAACATAAATAGTTGCTTCCTGACAGTACCATCACAGAAGGTTTGCAAAACTGATATTCATCTACAGCCTTGAGAGGTCCATCTCTGTATTTATATACTGGACATCCTAGTTCAACAGGGAAGCTAGCCAAATGAAAGACAAAAAGACTGTTACGGACTACAGTTACAATCCAACTATTATTGAGACCATGAGGAGGTATATGTGTTCCAAACAAATAAGTTCAAAATCTGAGGATAAGCATGAGAGTATGAACACCACAACATGCCGGCATTATCAGCATATGACAACTATGACAATAAGCATGGAACGGAACATAGTTCTACTGCCACTAGTCCCGGATATAGTATTCTTTTACCTTGACATGCAACTTTCTTCAACATATTCGCAAGCTTCACGCATAGCAATATGGTAGAATACATATGTCAAAAATAAATAATCTAAGACATTATAAGCTCACCCTGTAGCGACAAATAATAGAGGTCACCCTGTAGCCACATATAATAGAGGTCGCATGGATTTATTTTTCACAAGATCATTGGTTCTCTGGTGAAAGGAAAAAAAGAACATCATGTCTATGAAGTGAACAATAGTGGGGAAATCTATAGGCAAGAATAATCTGACATTAAAGCTCCATCCATTATACCTTGACCAACTCTGACCCTGTCTTGGAGCTCGACCAACCTCCACAAGAACCTACAAACAAATGGAACCAAACAAAAATTATCTGATTGAAGGAACGAATAAATTTAAAATGGCTAGCCCTGCCAGGTATGGCAACACATTAATAAGGAGATTTGCTGCTCCTAGCACTTCCATAGAACACATGTCTACAAAAAAACAAGTGCGGTAGAACAATTAACATGACTGAGTACAGAGGGCTCACAGATGAAACCCGAAGAGCAATGGTTAGGGCTTACGTGTTCGATGTGGACTATCACTCATAAGCCGATAGGTCCCCCTCCTTCTCTTACGCCACAAATATGGCACCACATCATCCCTGCGCGCCCTCCTGAACCCGCCGCCTCCCATCCTCGCCTGACCGATGCATTGGGCTTTACCATCAATCATTGCAATATAAATAAGAAAATGACAGCATTCCATTAGAAAAAGGGGAACGAACCTGACATAAAGGAGTACTCGATCGCCACTATTCACCGGGTGTGCAACAGTAGCTCGTCGTCCCCGACACGGGAGGAGAGCAGCATCAGTAGGCCGGCTTCCATGTCGCGGCAGCGGCACATCTGGAGGCACAGGTCGTCCTGCTCCCTGATGAGCGTCGGGGCGATGAAAAGGGGGTAGGGGACGGGAGGCAGCTACTGGGGTTCTTGACCTGGTCGTCGCAACTCTGTTGCCCTCTCGCCTCTGCTGCCGCCGCCAGGATGATTGGGAGGGGAGAGAAATTAGGggttgggagggagagagaaaaGGTGAGAGGATAGGAGGATGGCTTCAACAATTTTTCCCTGGCTCGCTTGCAGTACAGCTCCAGTGCTCGCGCTTTCTCGCTGTACACTGCAGTACAATCAAGCCGGGCGAGGCGGTACAATTTTCGCCCAGCGCGAGCGCGCCACCGGGCTATCTTGGAGAGCCCTGGGATAGGGCAAAGGGGgttgcacttgcttgttctctatACCAAAAAATAAGTCTTGGGCCCCAACACATGACGACAAAGTCACATGAAGGGACCAAATTGTACACATACATAAGGAGCGACTAAGGCAACGTCCTTAAGCTCAGCTGACGGTTGTCCTCCAAATTCAATTTTGTGACATCTTTATCTGATCTGGTATGCGGTAGTGCATTTTTCAAGTCAAATTCTCATAACCACCACTTCAGATTAGGATATAGTGCCAAAATTCTGATAAAAATTGCTCCCTTCCAAAAGGGCATGAAGTGCAGCTTACTTTCCTGAGAAGAGTTAGACATCATATTTACACTACCAGTATCAATACAACCTGGTCACTTTAAGGATTCGTCTCAAAGAGAGAGATATAATAAACTGGATTTGCATGTTTATATACCTTGAAAGATGATGGATGTCAAGCCGATTCATCACTTTGatgcatacaaaaaaaatagattAGAGTTACTGCAACTATTGGATCTTTGAAAATAACATGGATAGATGAGGGGTTGCTCACATGCTAGGAAGCAGTCCATGATTCCTGTAGAAATACAAGAAAAGTAGGAGTCATCAAAAATGATTAGGACAAATCTTGCACCAAATTTTTTCCATAAATGATAGTACGCATCAAATGTACTTACGAAAGCAACAGGAAAAAAATATCACAAAGATAGCCTTTCAGTATAGCTAGATGATCCAGATCCTTGATTTTGACCAAACCATTCGGAATAGTTTTCTGAACATGTATGTGATGTAGTTGATAGTTGCTTTCTTGTCACTGAATTAGCTTCATTATTCCCAAGGAAAATCCTTCTCTTATAACTGAAGCCTTGGCAAGTGACCAATTCATCAAGACAGAGTGCATTGTACAATCCCAAGGAATAAAGAAGTTGCAAAGGGGGCACGATTGAAGTGGGCAGCGAATACCCCGCGCCTGCAGCTCTATAatccaacattgaaagtaaaaagtGGTAAATTAACAACAACAAATGCCAAATAGCAAAAGGCAACATCAATCAATCAACAGGACGTGAAATCACAAACTATATATCAGTGTGTGGCATACATCTGTACTTAGATGATTAACCCTAAGGTACGCTGATGAATCACATGTACTCCGTGCAACAATCGTGGTTTGCAACTTGATCTATCCATCGATGACAATGGAGAAAATGGATAAAATACAATGAGAAAAATGGGAATCACGTACCTCAGTCCAAACTGCCGCCGTGATGCGCGGCGCTTCGGCCTTCGATCTGTTGGGGCTTGGGGACGAGAGCAAGGGGCGACGCATCCCGGCCATTGGGAGGGCCGTATGGCAATCTAGGGCCGCGCCGGTCGCCGTCGCTCTGGCCGTCGAGCCTCCGCGGTTGAGTTGCTCCTGCCTGCTTCCAGCACGGGCTGACGACGCAGATAAAgccgtgacggtggaggagaccaGGAACCGGCCGGAgccaacgagaagaagaagatgagggcgtcgggagccgccgccgccgccgccgccgctgggacTGGGAGATGGAGGAGTTTGCGTGTGGGGAGAATAAGTGTGAGACAAATCCACTTTACCTTTTTTTTCGTTGCTCGCCTAGCTTTTTCTTTCacgtttttctttctctctcgcACTCGCCAGCCCTCGTGCGCCAGGTGCGTATCGTGGATAGCCCCAGAGGCCTCCCTACccacacgcacttgcttgttctcaacaaCATGTTGAGGTAAAAATCATCACAATGTCGCAACTAGAGTTTAAAATATGACAATATTTTTTAATAGCGCAAATATGTCATAGTAACAACTAAAGGAAAAAAAGTAGAACATACTCTAAATATATTTAGCCTTTTAGAATACGCAATACATTCGGTTTGTCAACACTCAACAATGATCTTCGTTAACTCGAGATCCATTGCTTTCTATTATGTGCCACATGGAATTGTGTTGCTTCCATATGTGCACTCATTTATGGCTTTCTCATTATGTGGCAGTAGACAAAGGGCGAAAAATAATAGTAGAAGATTTCATAAGTTCTTCCCCTACTAATGCCTTTTCCCTCAAATTGTCTACACAGATACAATAGCAGGCATCTCAAGCACAATGCTCTGTCTGCTTCTGTTTGCATTTTGGTTGGGCTACAAGAAGTATGGATGCAAAAGGAAGTCAAATGAAACAGCAAGAATTGAGTCCTTCCTACAAAAGAATGGAACCATACATCCAAAAAGATACACTTATGCACAAGTGAAAAGAATGACGACGTCTTTCGCTGGAAAACTAGGTCAAGGTGGTTTTGGTGCTGTTTACAGAGGAAGCTTCTCTGATGGCCGTCAGATAGCAGTGAAGATGCTAAAGGATTACAAGACCGATGGGGAGGATTTCATCAATGAGGTGTCTAGCATTAGTAGAACATCTCATGTCAACATCGTTACCCTCATAGGATTTTGCTTGGAAGGTTCCAAAAGGGCACTCATTTATGACTATATGCCTAATGGTTCACTTGAAAGGTATGCGTTCACAGATGACTCTAAAGGGAAAATTACTCTAGGTTCGGAGAAATTATTTGATATAGCAGTTGGCATTGCTCGAGGACTTGAATATCTCCATCGAGGCTGCAATACTCGCATTGTCCATTTTGATATCAAACCCCATAACATTTTGTTGGATCAAGATTTTTGTCCTAAGATATCTGATTTTGGATTGGCCAAGTTGTGCCCTAATAAAGAAAGTGCTATTTCTATTGGTGGTGCTAGAGGGACAATAGGCTATATTGCCCCCGAGATCTATTCTAAGCAATTTGGAGCAGTAAGTAGCAAATCTGATGTCTACAGTTATGGAATGATGGTTCTTGAGATGGTTGGGGCAAGGGATAAGAATATCAGTGCAAACAGTGAATCTAGCAGCCAATATTTCCCACAATGGGTTTATGAAAATTTAGATGAATATTGTGTTAGTGCTTCTGAAATTAATGGTGAGATCATAGAGATTGTAAGGAAGATGATAGTGGTTGGGCTATGGTGCATACAATTAAGCGCTAATGATCGTCCAACAATGACTAGAGTCCTCGAGATGCTAGAAGGGAGCACACATGTCCTTGAATTGCCACCAAAGGTGCTGTTTAGTTGATGACAATCATCAATCAATATGTTTATACATAAGTGTTGAGCACTCGCTCCAGTATTGCAACATTGTAAGCAACTGGAAATTTTTAAGACTTCCATAAAATTATGTAAATTGTGTGAGTCACCTAACAAATTGGCATGTCGTTtggggctttatatataaagccacgcAGATGCATTTTGTCTAGAAATTATTGATCGAGGGTGACCCATGTACCCTTTTGTGAGTTAAAGAGTCAGTACTGTTGGCTCAGGTTTAAACTTTTATTTGGAACTCGACAAATCTGTACCACAATAATACTTGCATTCTGGGTTACAATTTGGGGTTTCAGGTTCAGAGCGAAAGCGGAGACTACGATCTGTCAACTCAAGGGAGACAAATGCACCATTCTGAACATTTCCTGTCACAGTTACACCGTCATTTCTAAGGGACACTGACGTGCTCTGTGGCAACGGCTGCCTCAGAGTTAGCCAGGACGTGTCATTTGGCCCCGAGTTGctgagttagagcatctctaacagattaCGTAAAAATGCAAATCCAAAAGTTCGAGTTCAGTTTTCAGAAAACGTGTTTACGGGTCGCAAAACAGCTGGCGCAGGACAGACCCTATAAATTAAAACTAAAAACAGAATGTTCGAAAAGTCATCATCTTCTTAACTGGTCGCGCCGCTACCTAGGTCGCTCCAcgcggccgccgcccacgcccTTGGCTGGGCCTCCCCGCGCCCAAGAGCCTGCCGCCCGCGCCCAGCACCCGCCGCCACCTAGCTTAATCGGAAGAGTAACACCacccagctagctagctagcaatgAAATCGATTGGATATTTGTGAATCAATCAGGAGATGATTAGCATCAAATAGTTAGAGCTAGCTAGCTCCCATGTAAGACTAGCTCACGTGCGTCGCGCTGCTCGCCAGAATCTGCACGTGTACGCATTCCATGTGTTGCTTGCCTGTACCGCGCCGCTCGCCGGAATTAGTCTATAGCGAGAAGATTCATTGGAAATTGACATAGACATGGTTGGAATTGGAGCAGACCGAGGATATTTGACCTGCGATGCATAATTTTagcaaagtagccagaaatcggcggCTGGAGGTGATTGTACAGACGGCGGCGCTGGAGGAGTGGTGAGAAATCCGTTCAGTTTTGGGCATGTAAATCGCCCTTCAGTCTGTATTAATAGGGGTCGAGTCTGAAATTTTTTTAACCCCTGAAAAAGTTTTCAGGCCGGGCAACGAGTTCAGTCTCTGTTCTGCGCGCCGCTTTCAACCCAAACTCGTAAATCTACCGAAAAATATGGTTCCGACATGATTTACGTGGCTCTATTAGACACCGACTCCCTTTCGACTGCCCCGAATTCTTCTTTTACTGCTACTCCAAAGCCAGGCGATGACCTGCCTCCTGATTTACAGAAGTACC includes these proteins:
- the LOC124672480 gene encoding LEAF RUST 10 DISEASE-RESISTANCE LOCUS RECEPTOR-LIKE PROTEIN KINASE-like 2.1, yielding MTTSFAGKLGQGGFGAVYRGSFSDGRQIAVKMLKDYKTDGEDFINEVSSISRTSHVNIVTLIGFCLEGSKRALIYDYMPNGSLERYAFTDDSKGKITLGSEKLFDIAVGIARGLEYLHRGCNTRIVHFDIKPHNILLDQDFCPKISDFGLAKLCPNKESAISIGGARGTIGYIAPEIYSKQFGAVSSKSDVYSYGMMVLEMVGARDKNISANSESSSQYFPQWVYENLDEYCVSASEINGEIIEIVRKMIVVGLWCIQLSANDRPTMTRVLEMLEGSTHVLELPPKVLFS